TTCAACATCAGTTCTTTAGATGATCTAAAGACTCACGCCTCGCCACTAttcttatatttcaaaaaagtacatattttattcgctCTCGCATTCGATTTGCATTGAATAATAATCGTGTTGCAGAAAGCagtggtttttaataattaccaacGTACAACGATTATCCGGTGGGTTTAACGAATCGATCGTAGGTATTTTAAGTgtgtactattattgttataacgcTACTCGGCCTTTCGCTTTCAGCGTGGGTAATGGTATCAGAAGCACTTGGACGGCCGAGGATTACACTATGTATAGCCATTGAAATAGGATCAGTAATAACGATGGAACGTCACGCGCGCGACCGCCAGCACAGTTGTGAGATTATTAAACACTCTCGTCTAGTTATATATTATCCAAGCGTGGATTTCCATTCTCCTATATAGTTTGAGTGGCATGCCTCTATATAAGCACTCTTGATTCCACCGATTTGCTTGTGTGTGTTTCAGGTTGAAAAAGCCGGCGGACGACGCGGCCGCCTCGGCCGAGCCCAAAAAATGCGGTTTCTTCCGGAAGGCCGTTTTCCTGCGGATCAAAAAGAAGAAGGAAGTGGAAGAGACAGCCGTGTGCTCGAGCATCGGTCTGATCGATGGCCATTCAAGCTGTTCGATGCCCGAGTCGTCGCAGGACGGCGGCGGGGGTGGCGGTGGCGGGCAGTCAAAGGCGGGCAACGGCAGTGGAAGCGGAGGAGGGAGCGTGGGCGGAAGTGGTGGCGAAGACAAGACCACCGCGTTCACGATCACTACGAACCACGATCACGGGGCCACGTCAGCAGCacaccatcaccaccaccaccaccatcaaCACCACCAACACCAGCACCAAAATCAGCTCCAGCCCCCGGTGATCGAGGACGACGGACCCACCATCACGGACCCGTCGGCCGGCCGGCACACGGTCATCGAGATGAACGTGAATAGGGTGTGCGTTCCAGCGCCCGCTCGGGTGAAGACGAAGCGCGAGAAGAAGGAGTCGCTGGAGGCGAAACGCGAACGGAAAGCGGCCAAGACATTGGCCATCATCACTGGGGCGTTCGTCGTGTGTTGGCTGCCATTCTTCATCATGGCCCTGGTCATGCCCCTGTGCCAGGGGTGCGTGATCAACGAGTACGTGTCCAGCTTCTTCCTGTGGCTGGGTTACTTCAACTCCACCCTGAACCCGATCATCTACACCGTTTTCAGTCCCGAGTTCCGGTTGGCTTTCACCAAAATGATTTGCGGCACGACGTATAGGAGATAATAAAATGCgcacaacattattatacataatatccataattattattattattattacatacacaatacgtcaatacgtatattataatatatttaatatccgacgccttattattatattattgtaatttaatgagTATTTCGCGTTTTTTGTGTGTTGtgaatttgtataggtataagtcTGGTGTATGTgttcgtgtgtgtgtgcgtgggTGTATGAGAGTTTAAACGATTGGCGGTGCAGGCGGTTAACGGTCATCGGTCTTCGCGAGGCCCACCATGTCCACAGATGGTGTTCGAGATTTACGAGATTCATTGTGACCGGGTCCAAAGCATAATGCTTTTGTAGGGTGTCGTAAAATTCGTAGACCAATATTTCAGTCGATAATACACACACATTACACACACACGGTCGCTTACCATAGGTTAGGCTTCGCTCGAGTATTATGCCCCTGTTTTAATCCTTTCAAgaccattattatcattattattattattattttacgggAAGAAACgacaagatattattatttacaccatTGTTCCGCCATGTTTTAATATAGCCATTGTCACGGCACATAACACATATACATTCGATAATGTCGGTAAAAAACTTCGTCCCGTTTAAAGACCGCAAGGaaattttgtatcaaaaatttaggctttgtttattttattttcgctAAACCCCGTTTAAAACAATTTCCgtataaatatcatacatttttaatctgaATTCTCTTTCAATGGGCTTCAAAAAGTGAAATTCTGAAGTCAGGTTGCTTTAACAATCACTTAACATTTAATGAATGAGTAGCAAGCATGCCCGCAGGATAAAATCCCAACCGGTGCaagatataaaaattacttacaatgtcataaatcataatcgtTAAAGTGATAATGATATTAAAGTACCTCATGCAGTTGAAAATTTCCAGCAGGGATGGCTCCTTTGACCCCATCTGCGCCCGCCCTTGATGAGTAGTGAGCTAATACTCCCTTAAACACAATTCAATGGCCGGTGATTGAACAGATCAATTTTAgtgaatcattaaattaaatcaaattaaacaattatgcAACCTGgcattagtattatatatcaatataggtaAACCGTTATTCTAATTCACAGGTGACGAAAcgggataatttttttttattattattttgatatacttttgcTACTgctactgctgctgctgctgctgctgctactGCTGGAAATTTGAGTCGGACGGTTCGACTActatttcgttattaaattgtttaaattatagttacatagGCTTTAAATACTCGCCAAGTGCGTTTTACtgttaaactatatataattattatatatccatATTTAATGGGAAATCATATATGAATggattgtgtaaatataattaattaaatttgctaCTAAAGCTTGTCattttctcattaaaaaaaaaaaaaaaatgtgcaatggaatgtttaagaaaaatttacaaatgtgtGGTTAGTCAAAACGGATATAGTAAGAAATAATGTTCAACAGTAAGATAAGTTGTTATTTGCTCAgcatatagtttaaaatttcttatttactgtataaattatagttttatttatgagTTACTTTCGGTCATACcgatttaatattactttaaaatttttttctgattgtaatatataattaaattatattgtattaagtgtAAAGAAATAAATCATCAACTTAAGCCGTTTTGACCACCTACGCTGTAACATAGACTCAATATTGTAAAGATTCTTGAcgtttaattacctatactaataatttttaaaatattctgttgATTATATCGAATACCCTCTAGTGGTAAATTGTTAAACTGCTCTAAACTGTTTTGGTTTCTAGTCGgaagttatcatttttaaattgctacTTCAGTTTGGAGCaattaaattgtgttataagttcatataatacatattatcattgttattattaagtttaatattcgaataaataGTAGGTGCATACACCTACTGATACTGAAAACCCTATTTATcgtcctaatataatataataccacgttattattattattttaattattgatcctgttgtatttcaatttattactattaaaattacgattttaattaactaaactaacattaaattaaactatcatattttgttgaaatgttataaaaattatttgaaaaacaattgaaaatattatgtatgttatacattaaaatataaaataataaacgaattGGTTACTAGAGGCTAGTAAtatgtgtaaattataaatataatattatcctactATTACTTTTcaacatgttatattatgtctattaaaCACTTGTTTACAATTGTTGGATTGAATAaccaattatgtattattgaaaGTTAatgaatgttatttattaaatttataacagaACGCCTTCGTTTTTTAACGATTCAGCTAATTCATGATACCTTCTAGTATTTTGAGTTTAATcacacaataattgtattttattttgagaggtagcttatataatacctacttttcAAATTTCAGACATCAGATAATATTGTGGTAAGTAAATTGAGTATTATGGTAAGTAGCTAggttactataaaaatataatatagtgaaaattagtagattctgagcgaatttatgaatatattggtTATACATTCAATTACCTGTGCGTTCATTTTGTGTATCTGTTATCACGTTTTAGAGCGGAAGAAATGCTTCAATCTTCAATTTTGAGGGTTGTTTCTGGGTGGGTGGTATCAAGTTGGATATGGTTGCCGGTTGGTACTCTGAGCATTGAGGCGtcagtagaaaaaatgctcagTAATAAGTATAGTAAATTAGTATTCACCTTAACTTCACGATTATTTCTTAAaagatattcaatattttgttgtaagtatctacatacctacctacctacctaactaattaaaaaatattaataagatttTCACAGTTTATAAACTCTGATATGTAATACAAGGTCAATAAGCTGATCtaatagcatttttaaatataaaaaaaaaacctggcataattttttttttataagcattaaagccTAAATGTTGACAGAATTTGTCAAAACTACAggatataatttacaatttattttgtagttaaaaattcaaaatatttttcaattttaacaacttaagttttaaaatgtaatataggtacttacaggGTTTCCTCATCAGTTGTGCtagcaacaatattattaaaaattataggaaATTCATAAGCACAAGCagggacttgaaacttttcaccattatgcatattattattttctatacaaaataaattaaaaacctgtATTGTtaagttaatacaatataatacatgacAGAGCTCAATAACAGAGTTCAATAAAGAAAATTAgttattcatattgtattatacaaattataaaatatgacgttGTTTCTCATTGCAAAAACTGTGTTCGACACATATATTACGCTGTACAAATTAcggtgacctactcaatgaaaGTTACACTCGAACCTACTATTGGAAGAACGACTTTCCTGGAATTTAGCATGATCCATTCACCTTAAATGAACCAATTATcgattaaaatagtttaatgtttGAGTACTCTAAAGTATAGCCAAAAGTAGTACATACGTATTATGAACATtgaaccatatatatatataggcataattGTCTTCTTTACTTCTTTttggtagtacctatatacgcgtCATATTTgtgtttctttaataataaaaagaattcTACCTGATAAACTAATTCATATTAAGTTTATCTATACTAgaatatttggttttaaattctatttttcattctataggtattaggtatatatgatattattgtggtaAGTATTCTCGTTTATACATTTCTTctcttaaaatacaataaccaacaataataattgttcccAGTCGACATTATTATGCAGAATATTTTGGTAGCATAACACACAAGATACTTTACTGTAGACTGTCagataatagttaaaatatgaaaaaaacgtTTCAATCGATGTTTCCATAATAATGGCGAGTCTTTGTTCAAAAACTCacggaatatattatacaattctcctgatatttacttaaaaataataactgaacaaaaaaagttgtaattttgtaaaaattacttatacaaCCTTCAAAACAACGAACAACActgtcttaatattatatagatactattcATATGTTAATTTTGTGAACGCGtggtttatactattattatttaaataatcatatttttttaatacctacctgaTCGTGTACTTTTgggactaaaaatatatttttgacataacattttaaataaataggtactaagaaAATACAAAACTGATTTATTTCGTTGAAGCTACAGTCATAAATCAGAACTACAtcttcaaaatacaaaaatgtgtaagacttgagaaaattattttattattattattattagttgtagcagtagtatttatttaattcatatggACTTAAAATCCaacagcaatataaatataatataattatatgcaataatatattatcatgtaatgACTAAATTGGCATTTCTCTTAAATTCActtatattcaaaattgtttgtattagtCCATTTTACAATACGATACATCGGAGAATTAGGCATTAAATTGGTTGTTGCAATGTTGCTATgggcaaataaaataattgtacacatcttaaattacataatataatagtagtacaTTATAATCAAGGCTATGAATTTAATgaacttaaaaactattaaatattcatgcacatatgcattaaaaactgacaaaatatgctctaaaaattcttcaaatacgctccaatttttcaaaaatatgcaaaaaaccacaaaaatttaacttatatttttatttttttcattataattttttattaattttaatttaaatattagtatgttACACAttgatatgagtatatgacttaTTGGGCTTGACTAGTCTTGATCTTCGTCGTATACAAGATCTATAAAAGAAATAtgcttagaaaatattattatgtttctacttaaaattataatattatattatacctttaaaGTAGTTATTGCATTGTACAATCAATGATTTCTTTAgagtttcaaaattgaaaaacctCCTGTTTGGTGCCAACAAAGTTTTATATAAGGAAAAGGAGCGTTCTACGTCTGACGAAGTTATTGGGGCAAACTTAAAATACGTCATGTCGCTACTGGTTAAATCTTCTGGTATATCCAAACCTATATTCTCTTTTTCGCCagttaatattttggaaatccATTGTTTTCGTTAGAACAGATTgaccaaaaaaatgtaaatattatgaaaaaatcattcaaacataggtacatttatatgccctaactataaaatttgcaaaaatatgcaaaataaaatttggtattttGACCAAATTTGACTAAatccattttattatacagtgtagcaaaaaaaaacatgcaaatgcattaaattcacagccctgattataatattatatatttaatacaaacaaataaacaatgttaCTTTTCGTGAattcctaataaatattaacttgtacctagtatcaaattttaaaatgagaaaattgtataatggtACCTATggtaaaatattgaaatcttaataataaattaaaggtaAGTAATAGTTtcctattaatattcaatacctactataagttatttttaatttataaacagattgtttgaaataatacatgaaaaacaataatgctgtgttgtaaagaaaaaaaaattatgttaaatgtcctcttggtaattggtatatagAACACTATAATTTAAATCCCAATGCatacaattgtttataaaatataaataataaaatgtatttttattttactggcagtaaaaaaaaagaataatatgttaacataattttaatgaattatttattggtttaaaaatacTAGTTCACTTACCAGTTGGTAATTTATgattgaccttttttttttaattgccacATAAAAGGCctatgtatgtttttaaatgataatatttattgcgACATTTAGTGAGCTATTTGTTAGCGAAAAACTATATCAACGTAGGTTGTagaatgtattataggtattattatgagtaaatactatttttatttacttagccTTTCGCTCTTTTCAGAACAGTTTCTAATTGTTTTAttgctttaaataaatattatacccagACCAATATATTGCCGTTCACTGACAgaaacgatattttatattaaaaagtcgcgttgtaaattaataaagttgAAAAATGATCGtcattcatcaataatattaaataccaatgACAGTGTCAGTCCAATGATTtggacgaaaaaaaatatgtataatcgaaaatatttactcaatattaaaatgtaaaatagtattaaagatgatgttttcaaaaacaaaatttaatgttgAGTTTCTTTTAGGTTTGTACTATCTTTTAGGATTCTGAGTGAAAGAAGAAATAGGCAGTTAAATATGTTATCTGATCTACATGCAACTATTATTCTATCAGGCTGGACTTGACTCAACAGTATCGACGGGAACAAGTCTAATCCAGACGAGACTGAATTGGACGTAATTAAAACGCAATTAGCTGGACAAGActggtttaaaaacaaaatcatctCAACTAGTTCTCAATCAGCACAATAGAGTTATCATTGCTGCCGAAAGTATTTAGGCTTACAGACTTCACTAGCAAGCACATGATTCAACACcgtttcaatacatttaaattttttttaaccatttgttatataatttctttTGATTGTGttgtaattaagaaaaaatatgtttaaacataTCTTTTGTCAAACATCACTTGGTTTTTATTATTCCCAATTGTTcaacctatttttttaaatgttaaataagttAGTCTTTTTTTAGAAAGTAATAAGAAAAAAGTATGAGAAATctgtaatataaattgtttactcTGTCTTACTTACACATACAACGTGGATCTCTCAGACGAATGGTTTAAATGTgtttacagaaataataatgaaaaaccaCTTTGTTATAAAATCAGTAGTTTTGTCGTATAAAACCTTAAATTCGAACATTCACGATTTCGTTTggtacacataatttattttataaaaggtaaaatcaaaatttaattgcaAAACTTTTACCACCGTAAATTTATTTTCTCTGTTTGTCTTACGCACTTCTCGTTAGAATCCTACACTTCAAATATACCGACAACTTGTGAATACCACCAAATCGACTTACAATACATCGacccattataaaatattatataaatacgtatataacaCTGTCAAGTGTCTACCGTCTACTTAATAACCACATGAAAATGTAATCTGAACCATCAACTATTCATTTAAGCGATCTTTTTCTtgcctttttatttaaatttttatccttatataaCTAATTAGAAATAAGTTTATACAAACATTGAAACATCCCGTACGAATTTAATATGACTAGGTGATATCCTTCCTcattaaaacatacattatactacgggtttataacaatattataatatgtttcatagTTGAATCCGAAAGGTTCAGCTTTTTGGTaggaaataggtaggtacaaaacgCATTTGCAGTATCGGGTTACGGCAGCCACAGGAAACACATCTATCGTGACAGTCACATAAATTGAAAGTATCGGTATaacaaaatgattaataattctctttataaattaaaatcgagatattatattttattttattaatgactacctaagaattaattaaaacccgtattaataaacaattatgtgtgcatattacttattaattaattttatcacttTTGCGAATAAATTAATtccgtcattatattattataatattgtggttagAATGTTTGATCTTAAAtgtcaactatataataaatataggacTGTACTTACCACTAAAACACTCagatatttttaagtgaataatgactttcacaaaattgaatgaTTAGAATTTCACTTTAACAGATTACacttaataataggtatacaattattgataaatataaaaagtaatgaaaaattCGATCACCGCTCccaaaatgttaatacatttaaaaaaatattttattggtaaggTTATCGTCCGTCCATCAAAGTGACGTGCTGCGATACATAGCAAATGATGTAGCAAATAAAATGATAGATGCATATCATGCGTAAAAAAGAAgcataaataaatagaaatataacaCATGCGTCTATATGAAAATATAGaccgtatacataatattttatgtgatatgCCATTTCAAtacactatttatattttgtttatttttttggtaatttttttgtttttaaaacttgaaGCATAGCTAGTACATTTTTTATCTGTCGTTCTAGTAAAATAGCTGTTCTTTTAAGGTCTACGAGATCAAAGGTAGGAAAATCTTAGTACTTTTCTTAACAATTGAgaataactaacaaaaaataacggTCAATCGGGAACCACGTTTATACGACACCTGTTTTCGATCAAAtcgaattgtatattttattgagaaCGAAATAATCGTAGTTAAGAAGTTCAcataataggtagtaggtacctataacataatattatagactatacatAGAACTAGATGCTTATCCACCcacattcatttttttcgtatacaatgataatatatcatttaaaacaaattatacacatACCTAACCATTACAGTGACCAGCTACTCAATGACGAAGCCAAAGCCTATACTAAACAGCGAAGGGTGTTAAACCGAAAAAATCACAGGAAAGAATATTCCCGTTGCCAGGAATACCAAAAGTAgtgaaattttataattttttttctttgttcaaATCGCGTTATTTGATAATTCATTTATCCAACATTTCTGCGATATCTCCCGTTTTCAACatatctacctatttatttaacgGCGAGATTTTGTTTGTTCAGttgttttttaaaagaatttaaaacaattttgatataatttataaattgcatttaatttaaatttaattattatcaacagttaccaacatttttttggattaaattGCTTGTTACTTATTTGTTTCcgtttatatgtacctaatataaaatcagAGAATCGTAATAGAACCCATCAATCCCGACAATAATATGGTATCGATTCTACCGAAACagatacgtcataatatacacattccAATTGAAacgaaattgattttttttatatttttaagccgAACCTATAATTAGTggcttgtataaaataattcgttTCCACTGTTCCTATAATATGATTCCCGTGAATTCCCACACAATATATTGACACTGTGTTCCTGGAAAATGCCCATCCCTATACACAGCATAGCGAGTTCcccgattttattttttataagtttcattTCCGTTTGATTCAATTCATGTTCAATATGTAAACCAAATTCAAAGCTACAAAGTCACTCCCAAACCTGATCAAACACATCAATATGCTACACGAGAACATGCTACTTGTCATATCTATTCCattattggaaattaaattaatattgaagtggattatattgtatacagagtgatccgtaagacatttattataatgagttaAATTTATCCCcacgtataatatagataactaatgttatttttaaaagacatatgacgaattataatatcatattataataaaatttatagtaGTGTGTTATTTTTCAcgtttacatatttacatattgacGTTagacttacttttaaattacacAGTAGATTAGTATCGGAATAATTAGTTTGTTAAGTTTACCTATCAAAATCAATTTGatcaaaacttttattatatgaCTTCAATCTATACGGaacataatgaaaataataatgtatggtcTTTACATGTATTTATCTGGCACGTGTAAAGTTTGAAGATAATGGAACTTTTAATAGGTTTAATGTGCTTTAAAACACAGTATAAACACGTTAAAACAAAGTTGTAATTTAAGCCACCTCGTGATTTATTTTGCAAGGCTTGTGTATGCGGTTCTAAAAACTTGGTATACGATTACACATAACCCTATTACATTTAGTGGAATAATGTGCGTTATCAAAAATAAGGAAaactttaattttcaagtatttctCTAACttcttctatattattaaaacacggATAATCCACTCATTAGTTCATTTACAAGGTACCGTTTAAaagatttaaatcaaattaacttATGCAAAATTGACTTGCTAACTTgttctaattttctaaaaacaactagagtaatatattatttaacataatatattaatatcataaaatcaaGACGTAATTTAatcaaagttaataaaaataaatatataattttgtttaaagtaagaaaataaattatctaataataaatatctatccattgacattaatttataattaatatactaatcgTAGTGGTGGGAAATAGATACGTAGGTAGTGGTTAAATCCCACATGGtctttatttataatctaaaataacagttaatttttatatagaagTGTTTTTGGTGCGCTTACTGTaagtagaaaatttaaaatactatgtattttatggtagttgattaataatttttgaatctcaatatatttatgttgttttatattgagTATCAACCATATccatttgataaaatttttactttttgccTTGATTCAGAATTCAAACTGTAATAGGTACCCTGGTACCAAGGTACAACTAAGAATATGGAGCAGAAAAAACTGGAAGCAAATCGTACAATTCTTAAAATAGCTATAGATTCTTTACATTTATctgtttatgtaattatataatgattaaatatttaccaattatttaaaatattataaatcattccGATATCTACATAAACTTATATGAGAACATTTTCATGAGTAAAAATAGTGAAAACCTATTTTATAGAAACTCAAAGACTGAAGTAAGgagtaattttatatagtactacttaggtactatttttcttaatttaacgTAATTTTTAAAACGGACCCAATGGGTCAACATTGTTGAACATCCAATGATAAGTGGATATTAATCTCAAAGAAGTGCTTGATGTCATGTCTCAGGGATGTATAGGATTTCCAAGTGGTCACACATCTAGCATTCTAGTGTAATGTATAAGTTAAATGATACTGATTTTTTCTCTATATTAATTTCTGTGTAGAATTGTTATGACAACATGTATTAAGGTatcatttaaaaagttttgCTGAAAATCATTGTTGGAAAGGTCATCAATTgtaaactttaaagttaaaattacattttattattatactcctcAAAAACTCATTATCTATACGAAATGTATGTCAAATTAATTTAtcgatataataggtatatttctcATGACTCGTATAAAATACGGAGTTAGGTATTATTCCATTGGGTTCtttcttatttttatgaaatattcatCAAAATCGACAGTGTATATTGCAGTTCATATGTACTTGAGCTTTCTTTCTCTTATTATTTCTACTGATGGCTCTTAAAATAACAGTGtagattgttaaaaaaatatcacgtTTTTTAGCACtaggcaaataataataattcttaccACTATAAATAGACCAGTATATAGATAGGGCAGGtacttaggtacattaaaatattaatatttaatggaatcacaaacattttatgTCTAGATACGTATACTATCTATAGGGTACTTATATAGGGTAtagcataattaattaaatattaaattgactaAAGATTTAGGTATAGACGAgtcattaaaaatcaataatattttcaacttaaaatttactaattttaatttcgatGAATAATCGaattatctaaaataacaatatgaaataattgttcTAGGTACTTTCAACTTTTAATATTCAATCATTActaact
This portion of the Acyrthosiphon pisum isolate AL4f chromosome A1, pea_aphid_22Mar2018_4r6ur, whole genome shotgun sequence genome encodes:
- the LOC100159225 gene encoding 5-hydroxytryptamine receptor 2A-like, whose translation is MIIVVWFVALVVSLAPQFGWKDPDYLDRINIQQRCMVSQDIGYQIFATCSTFYLPLLVILFLYWKIFKIARRRIRRRRAQRNAMLEHSRLKKPADDAAASAEPKKCGFFRKAVFLRIKKKKEVEETAVCSSIGLIDGHSSCSMPESSQDGGGGGGGGQSKAGNGSGSGGGSVGGSGGEDKTTAFTITTNHDHGATSAAHHHHHHHHQHHQHQHQNQLQPPVIEDDGPTITDPSAGRHTVIEMNVNRVCVPAPARVKTKREKKESLEAKRERKAAKTLAIITGAFVVCWLPFFIMALVMPLCQGCVINEYVSSFFLWLGYFNSTLNPIIYTVFSPEFRLAFTKMICGTTYRR